The proteins below are encoded in one region of Mus caroli chromosome 10, CAROLI_EIJ_v1.1, whole genome shotgun sequence:
- the LOC110303764 gene encoding trace amine-associated receptor 7b gives MATDDDSFPWDQDNILSRDLLSATSAELCYENLNRSCVRSPYSPGPRLILYAVFGFGAVLAVCGNLLVMTSILHFRQLHSPANFLVVSLACADFLVGLTVMPFSTVRSVEGCWYFGDSYCKLHTCFDVSFCYCSIFNLCFISVDRYIAVSDPLIYPTRFTASVSGKCITFSWLLSTIYGFSLLYTGANEAGLEDLVSALTCVGGCQLAVNQSWVFINFLLFLIPTLVMITVYSKIFLIAKQQAQNIEKMNKQTARASDSYKDRVAKRERKAAKTLGIAVAAFLLSWLPYFIDSIIDAFLGFITPTYVYEILVWIAYYNSAMNPLIYAFFYPWFRKAIKLIVSGKILRENSSTTNLFPE, from the coding sequence ATGGCTACAGATGATGACAGTTTTCCCTGGGACCAAGACAACATCCTGAGCAGGGATCTGCTCTCTGCCACATCTGCAGAGCTGTGCTATGAGAATCTGAACAGATCCTGTGTCAGGAGCCCATACTCCCCAGGCCCTCGCCTCATCCTCTATGCAGTCTTTGGCTTTGGGGCTGTGCTGGCTGTGTGTGGAAACCTCCTGGTGATGACATCAATTCTTCATTTCAGGCAGCTGCACTCTCCTGCCAACTTCCTGGTGGTGTCCCTGGCCTGTGCTGATTTCTTGGTGGGACTGACTGTGATGCCCTTCAGCACCGTGAGGTCTGTGGAGGGCTGCTGGTACTTTGGGGACAGTTACTGTAAATTACACACTTGTTTTGATGTATCTTTCTGCTATTGTTCTATCTTTAACTTGTGCTTCATCTCTGTTGATAGATACATTGCAGTCAGTGACCCCCTGATCTACCCCACCAGGttcactgcttctgtttctggaaAGTGCATCACCTTCTCCTGGCTCCTATCTACCATTTATGGGTTTTCTCTCCTTTATACAGGGGCCAATGAAGCTGGGCTGGAGGATCTAGTGAGTGCTCTCACCTGTGTGGGTGGCTGTCAACTTGCAGTGAATCAAAGCTGGGTCTTTATCAATTTCCTATTATTTCTTATCCCCACCCTTGTGATGATAACTGTCTATTCTAAGATTTTCCTCATTGCTAAACAGCAGGCTCAGAACATTGAGAAGATGAACAAGCAGACTGCCAGGGCATCAGACAGCTACAAGGACAGGGTGGccaagagggagaggaaagcagcCAAAACCCTGGGCATCGCAGTGGCTGCCTTCCTCCTTTCATGGCTGCCATACTTCATTGACTCCATCATTGATGCTTTCCTAGGGTTCATCACGCCCACGTATGTGTATGAAATCCTAGTTTGGATAGCTTACTATAACTCAGCCATGAACCCTTTgatttatgctttcttttatccttggTTTCGAAAAGCCATCAAACTCATTGTCTCTGGCAAAATCTTGAGGGAGAATTCCTCAACCACCAACTTGTTTCCTGAGTAG